Proteins encoded within one genomic window of Pararhizobium capsulatum DSM 1112:
- the rpsR gene encoding 30S ribosomal protein S18: MADISSAPARRPFHRRRKTCPFSGANAPRIDYKDIRLLQRYISERGKIVPSRITAVSQKKQRELAQAIKRARFLGLLPYVMS; the protein is encoded by the coding sequence ATGGCTGATATTTCCTCCGCTCCGGCACGCCGCCCGTTCCATCGTCGCCGCAAGACCTGCCCCTTCTCGGGTGCAAACGCTCCGCGGATCGACTACAAGGACATCCGTCTCCTGCAGCGCTACATTTCCGAGCGCGGCAAGATCGTTCCTTCCCGCATCACGGCCGTTTCCCAGAAGAAGCAGCGCGAACTCGCCCAGGCGATCAAGCGCGCCCGTTTCCTCGGCCTGCTGCCCTACGTCATGTCCTAA
- the rpsF gene encoding 30S ribosomal protein S6: MALYEHVFLARQDISAQQVDALVEQYKGVIEANGGKVGRVENWGLKSLTYRISKNRKAHYVLMDIDAPAPAVHEVERQMRINEDVLRYMTIAVEKHEDGPSAMMQKRDRDDRPRRDGDRPERSFGDRGPRPDRGDREDRPRRPREDRA; the protein is encoded by the coding sequence ATGGCTCTTTATGAACACGTATTCCTTGCTCGGCAGGATATTTCCGCCCAGCAGGTCGACGCCCTCGTCGAACAGTACAAGGGTGTTATCGAAGCCAACGGCGGCAAGGTTGGTCGCGTAGAGAACTGGGGCCTCAAGTCCCTGACCTACCGCATCAGCAAGAACCGCAAGGCTCACTACGTTCTCATGGACATCGATGCTCCGGCACCGGCCGTTCATGAAGTCGAGCGTCAGATGCGCATCAACGAAGACGTTCTTCGTTACATGACCATCGCTGTCGAGAAGCACGAAGATGGCCCGTCTGCAATGATGCAGAAGCGCGACCGTGACGACCGTCCGCGTCGTGATGGCGACCGTCCGGAGCGCAGCTTCGGCGATCGTGGTCCGCGTCCGGACCGTGGTGACCGCGAAGACCGTCCGCGCCGTCCGCGCGAAGACCGTGCATAA
- a CDS encoding putative bifunctional diguanylate cyclase/phosphodiesterase has product MRHTLADVETDLQHEPPKPASEELRTLYREESEDTRKRATRQGLWIAVAAYLLYSLTDLLLVPDVAIYTILARFVVGILAVSTIEIQLRLRTSADVIDATSATAVVLAYLGWLCTALMTADTQAISYYMVFGAIFMMSVNLFFSFQFRLAILASGTMMLIFLAALVTFPPMALIYKLTFGAFCVSCLIFTSYVNFKLNKERYKVFLNALEARFQQNEAAERGKALLRLSNTDPLTGLENRRAIDNRLRGCWEGWQKYGRNFAVLLIDVDFFKRYNDCYGHQEGDRCLVRVANGLSDAISPHNATIGRYGGEEFIVLARLDRREQAGELADVICRTVEGMALAHGQRRDGTSIVTVSIGASFTRNQSGTKLEKIIHEADRALYAAKASGRNCAKLFDPNDPQSSDESENIAALLKIAIDQNLVSMVYQPIRNLSSGRIDAAEALMRLKMLDGTSVPPSLFIPIAERTGAILELGRWAVKTVCKEVLANSLVPVASVNVSPIQLKTPGFAASIAAVLGETGVAGGRLAFEITEGLEMEMNSDILRCISDLKMLGIRIWLDDFGTGFAGLSWLRLIDFDTVKIDRSFLHDCNTERGKAMLQDIISLVRNRGHKILVEGVETDSQLSLMHKFRIDQVQGYHVGRPEPAARFRTSVIESAVTVRTSKPARL; this is encoded by the coding sequence ATGAGGCACACGCTGGCCGACGTTGAGACCGATCTCCAACACGAGCCGCCGAAACCGGCGTCCGAAGAACTGCGCACGCTCTATCGCGAGGAGAGCGAAGACACGCGCAAGCGTGCCACGCGGCAGGGCCTGTGGATCGCCGTCGCTGCCTACCTGCTCTATTCGTTGACGGACCTTCTGCTCGTTCCTGACGTGGCGATCTACACGATCCTCGCCCGTTTCGTGGTCGGTATCCTTGCTGTCTCGACCATCGAAATTCAACTTCGCCTGAGGACCAGCGCCGATGTGATTGACGCCACTTCGGCCACGGCTGTCGTGCTCGCCTATCTCGGCTGGCTTTGCACTGCCCTGATGACGGCGGATACGCAGGCTATTTCCTATTACATGGTGTTCGGCGCGATCTTCATGATGAGCGTCAACCTCTTCTTCAGCTTCCAGTTCCGGCTGGCGATCCTCGCCTCGGGGACGATGATGCTGATCTTCCTGGCTGCGCTTGTAACGTTTCCGCCGATGGCGCTGATCTATAAGCTGACCTTCGGGGCATTCTGCGTTTCCTGCCTGATTTTTACGTCCTATGTGAATTTCAAGCTCAACAAGGAGCGCTACAAGGTCTTCCTCAACGCGCTTGAGGCACGGTTCCAGCAGAACGAAGCCGCGGAACGCGGCAAGGCGCTGCTGAGACTTTCGAACACCGATCCGCTGACCGGCCTTGAAAACCGTCGCGCCATCGACAACCGGCTGCGCGGCTGCTGGGAAGGCTGGCAGAAATACGGGCGCAACTTCGCCGTTCTCCTCATCGATGTCGATTTCTTCAAACGCTACAATGATTGCTACGGGCACCAGGAAGGCGACCGCTGCCTCGTGCGGGTTGCCAACGGACTGAGTGACGCGATCTCGCCCCACAATGCCACCATCGGACGTTACGGCGGCGAGGAATTCATCGTTCTTGCGCGTCTCGACAGGCGCGAGCAGGCGGGCGAACTTGCCGACGTTATCTGCCGCACCGTCGAAGGCATGGCGTTGGCGCACGGCCAGCGGCGGGATGGTACGTCCATCGTCACCGTCAGCATCGGCGCCTCCTTCACCCGCAACCAGTCGGGCACCAAGCTGGAAAAGATCATTCACGAAGCCGACCGGGCGCTCTATGCCGCCAAGGCGAGTGGCCGCAACTGTGCCAAGCTCTTCGATCCGAACGATCCGCAGAGCAGCGACGAAAGCGAAAACATCGCGGCACTGCTGAAGATCGCGATCGACCAGAACCTGGTTTCCATGGTCTACCAGCCTATCCGCAATCTCAGTTCGGGCCGGATTGACGCGGCTGAAGCGCTGATGCGCCTCAAGATGCTGGACGGAACCTCTGTTCCACCCAGTCTTTTCATTCCGATCGCGGAAAGAACCGGTGCGATTCTCGAATTGGGACGCTGGGCAGTCAAAACGGTGTGCAAGGAGGTTCTGGCGAACAGTCTCGTTCCGGTTGCAAGCGTCAATGTCTCTCCCATTCAATTGAAGACACCGGGCTTTGCCGCCTCCATTGCCGCCGTCCTCGGTGAAACCGGGGTTGCCGGCGGCAGGTTGGCCTTCGAGATCACTGAAGGTCTCGAAATGGAGATGAATTCGGACATCCTGCGCTGCATCAGCGACCTGAAGATGCTCGGCATCCGGATCTGGCTCGACGACTTCGGAACCGGCTTTGCCGGCCTGTCATGGCTGCGGCTCATCGACTTCGACACCGTGAAGATCGACCGCTCATTCCTCCATGACTGCAACACGGAGCGGGGCAAGGCGATGCTGCAGGACATCATCAGCCTGGTGCGCAACCGCGGCCACAAAATCCTTGTGGAGGGCGTGGAAACCGACAGCCAGCTCTCGCTGATGCACAAGTTCAGGATAGACCAGGTTCAGGGTTACCATGTGGGACGGCCTGAGCCGGCTGCCCGGTTTCGCACAAGCGTCATCGAAAGCGCCGTGACGGTCAGAACCTCGAAGCCCGCGCGGCTCTGA
- a CDS encoding class I SAM-dependent methyltransferase, which produces MSQLQIALDGHSLITPQAITSELSSSKTNRHEELLPTAKAELALVMRIATQRIDEGRDPAQAVKWLIGALHDVRRKYEPSIWHELIPIVQEHSSAKIFQQDPFTRWSFEKPRGYSGDASLIDFIYGHPAVAHEVEKSTPLGLGIYEYTRNAPGPVAVRERRDILTWHVDELAAEKGAETEILTIAAGHLREADNSVALKQGGIKRWVALDQDPISIGSITRDFQGTCIEAIDGSVRGLLSKKHQLGTFDFIYAAGLYDYLNDKVAIKLTQTCMDMLKPGGVFLFANFADEMVDDGYMESYMNWALLLRSEADMWRVVNSSVERNSVEAKVWFGENRNIVYGTIRKNA; this is translated from the coding sequence GTGTCACAGCTCCAGATTGCTCTCGACGGCCATAGTCTTATTACACCCCAAGCTATTACATCCGAACTGTCTTCTTCCAAAACAAATCGTCACGAAGAGCTGCTGCCGACAGCAAAGGCAGAGCTGGCTCTTGTCATGCGTATTGCGACGCAGCGGATCGACGAGGGACGGGATCCGGCGCAAGCCGTAAAATGGCTTATCGGCGCGCTTCATGATGTCCGGCGCAAATATGAGCCCAGCATCTGGCATGAACTCATCCCGATCGTGCAGGAACATTCCTCGGCAAAGATCTTCCAGCAGGATCCGTTCACGCGCTGGTCGTTCGAGAAGCCGCGTGGCTATTCCGGCGATGCAAGCCTGATCGACTTTATTTACGGCCATCCGGCCGTTGCCCACGAAGTTGAAAAATCGACGCCGCTGGGGCTTGGTATCTATGAATACACCCGCAACGCGCCGGGTCCGGTTGCCGTCAGGGAGCGCCGCGATATTCTGACGTGGCACGTCGATGAACTTGCCGCCGAAAAGGGCGCCGAAACCGAGATATTGACCATCGCTGCCGGCCATCTGCGTGAAGCCGACAATTCCGTTGCGCTCAAGCAGGGTGGAATAAAGCGCTGGGTCGCCCTCGATCAGGATCCGATCAGCATCGGCTCGATCACCAGGGATTTCCAGGGCACCTGCATCGAGGCGATCGACGGTTCCGTCCGTGGACTCCTGAGCAAGAAGCACCAGCTGGGCACGTTCGATTTCATCTATGCGGCCGGTCTCTACGACTATCTGAACGACAAGGTGGCGATCAAGCTGACGCAGACCTGCATGGACATGCTGAAGCCTGGCGGCGTTTTCCTGTTCGCCAACTTCGCCGACGAGATGGTCGATGACGGCTATATGGAATCCTACATGAACTGGGCGTTGTTGCTCCGCTCCGAAGCGGACATGTGGCGCGTCGTCAACTCCAGCGTCGAGCGCAACAGCGTCGAGGCGAAAGTCTGGTTCGGGGAAAACCGGAATATCGTGTACGGCACGATCCGGAAGAACGCCTGA
- a CDS encoding aldo/keto reductase gives MQYKSLGSADIQVSEICLGTMTWGSQNTEADAHEQLDYAVSEGVNFFDTAELYPTTPLSVETYGNTERIIGNWLEKRGRRDDVVVATKIAGPGRDYIRGGGPITPEAIETALDASLKRLKTDYVDLYQLHWPNRGHYHFRNSWTYNPSKQDREKVAAELLAILEALGKQVRAGKIRAIGLSNDTAWGAHRLLNLAEKHSLPRVASIQNEYNLLYRSYDLDLAELSHHEDVGLLAYSPLAAGLLSGKYLDGSKPAGTRLTINGDLGGRYTPHQEPAVSAYIDLARQHGIDPSQMALAFCLTRPFMASVIIGATSMAQLKDNIAAADVQLSKEVMSGIGKIFRAYPMPI, from the coding sequence ATGCAATACAAGTCGCTCGGCTCTGCCGATATCCAGGTCTCCGAAATCTGCCTGGGCACCATGACCTGGGGGTCGCAGAATACCGAGGCCGACGCCCATGAACAACTTGACTACGCGGTCTCAGAGGGCGTGAACTTTTTCGATACGGCGGAGCTTTATCCGACCACGCCGCTGTCTGTGGAAACCTACGGGAATACCGAGCGCATCATCGGCAACTGGCTCGAAAAGCGCGGTCGGCGCGATGACGTGGTGGTCGCGACCAAGATCGCCGGCCCCGGCCGCGATTATATCCGCGGCGGTGGACCGATCACGCCGGAAGCAATCGAGACTGCGCTCGACGCAAGCCTGAAGCGCTTGAAGACTGACTATGTCGATCTCTACCAGTTGCACTGGCCGAATCGTGGCCACTATCACTTCCGCAATTCCTGGACCTACAATCCGTCCAAGCAAGATCGCGAAAAAGTCGCCGCCGAACTGCTCGCCATTCTCGAAGCTTTGGGAAAACAGGTGCGTGCCGGCAAGATCCGCGCCATCGGCCTTTCCAATGACACGGCCTGGGGGGCGCATCGCCTGCTCAATCTTGCCGAGAAACATAGCCTGCCGCGCGTCGCTTCGATCCAGAACGAATACAATCTTCTCTATCGCAGCTACGACCTCGACCTTGCGGAACTCTCCCATCACGAAGATGTCGGGCTTCTCGCCTATTCACCCCTCGCCGCCGGCCTGTTGTCCGGCAAGTATCTCGATGGCAGCAAGCCAGCCGGTACGCGCCTGACAATCAATGGCGATCTCGGCGGGCGTTACACCCCGCACCAGGAACCAGCCGTCTCCGCCTATATCGACCTTGCGCGCCAACACGGCATCGATCCGTCGCAGATGGCGCTGGCCTTCTGCCTGACGCGTCCTTTCATGGCTTCGGTCATCATCGGCGCGACATCGATGGCTCAGCTGAAGGACAATATCGCCGCGGCGGATGTGCAGCTTTCCAAGGAAGTCATGTCCGGCATCGGCAAAATCTTCCGCGCGTATCCGATGCCAATCTGA
- the fabD gene encoding ACP S-malonyltransferase: MGIAFTFPGQGSQAVGMGKELAEAFPQAAAVFAEVDDALGQKLSDIMWNGPEETLTLTANAQPALMAVSIAALRVLEAGGLDLKSKVSYVAGHSLGEYSALCAAGTFSLADTARLLRIRGNAMQAAVPVGKGAMAAIIGLEHSDVDAICKEAATLGSCQIANDNGGGQLVISGEKEAVEKAAALATEKGAKRAILLPVSAPFHSSLMAPAAEAMRVALSNVKASNPVVPLIANVRAAPVTDAATITGLLVEQVTGQVRWRETVEWFAANGITTLYEIGSGKVLTGLARRIDKSVNGIAVNTPADIEAALAALI; this comes from the coding sequence ATGGGTATCGCATTCACATTTCCAGGTCAGGGCAGCCAGGCCGTCGGCATGGGCAAGGAACTGGCCGAGGCATTCCCGCAAGCCGCCGCCGTTTTCGCAGAGGTCGATGACGCCCTGGGCCAGAAACTTTCGGACATCATGTGGAACGGTCCGGAAGAAACACTGACGCTCACGGCGAACGCCCAGCCGGCGCTGATGGCAGTCTCGATCGCGGCCCTCAGGGTTCTTGAGGCCGGCGGTCTCGATCTGAAATCCAAGGTCTCCTACGTCGCGGGCCATTCGCTCGGCGAATATTCGGCGCTCTGTGCAGCCGGCACCTTTTCGCTCGCCGATACGGCGCGGCTCCTGCGCATTCGCGGCAACGCCATGCAGGCGGCGGTGCCTGTCGGCAAGGGTGCGATGGCCGCGATCATCGGCCTTGAGCACAGCGACGTCGACGCCATCTGCAAAGAGGCCGCGACGCTTGGCAGCTGCCAGATCGCCAACGACAATGGCGGTGGCCAGCTGGTGATCTCCGGCGAAAAGGAAGCCGTCGAGAAGGCCGCTGCGCTGGCGACGGAAAAAGGTGCCAAGCGCGCCATCCTTCTTCCTGTATCCGCACCGTTCCATTCCAGCCTGATGGCGCCGGCTGCGGAAGCCATGCGCGTGGCTCTCTCCAACGTGAAGGCCTCCAACCCGGTCGTTCCGTTGATCGCCAATGTACGGGCAGCACCCGTAACAGATGCGGCCACCATCACCGGCCTGCTCGTCGAGCAGGTGACCGGGCAGGTGCGATGGCGCGAAACGGTCGAATGGTTCGCCGCCAATGGCATCACCACCCTTTATGAAATCGGCTCCGGCAAGGTGCTGACCGGTCTTGCGCGCCGTATCGACAAGTCAGTGAACGGCATTGCCGTCAATACACCTGCCGATATCGAGGCCGCGCTCGCTGCACTCATCTGA
- the fabG gene encoding 3-oxoacyl-[acyl-carrier-protein] reductase produces MFDLSGRKALVTGASGGIGEEIARILHTQGATVGLHGTRVEKLEELANSLGERVHLFPANLSDRDAVKALGEKAEAELGGVDILVNNAGITKDGLFVRMSDDDWDAVLEVNLTSVFRLTRELTHPMMRRRHGRIINITSIVGVTGNPGQANYCASKAGMIGFSKSLAQEIATRNVTVNCVAPGFIESAMTGKLNEKQKDAIMGAIPMKRMGTGAEVASAVAYLASNEAGYITGQTIHVNGGMAMI; encoded by the coding sequence ATGTTCGATCTTTCCGGCCGCAAGGCCCTGGTCACCGGCGCATCCGGCGGCATCGGCGAGGAAATCGCCCGCATTCTCCATACGCAGGGCGCGACAGTCGGCCTGCACGGCACCCGCGTCGAAAAGCTGGAAGAACTCGCCAACTCTCTCGGTGAGCGCGTGCATCTGTTCCCGGCCAATCTTTCCGACCGCGATGCCGTCAAGGCTCTGGGTGAAAAGGCAGAGGCGGAGCTCGGTGGTGTCGACATCCTCGTCAACAATGCCGGCATCACTAAGGACGGTCTCTTCGTGCGTATGAGCGATGACGACTGGGATGCGGTTCTGGAAGTGAACCTCACCTCCGTCTTCCGTCTGACGCGCGAGCTGACCCATCCGATGATGCGCCGCCGCCATGGCCGCATCATCAACATCACCTCGATCGTTGGCGTTACCGGCAATCCGGGCCAGGCCAATTATTGTGCATCGAAGGCCGGTATGATCGGTTTTTCCAAGTCGCTGGCGCAGGAAATCGCCACCCGCAACGTCACGGTCAACTGCGTTGCCCCCGGTTTCATTGAAAGCGCCATGACAGGAAAGCTGAACGAAAAGCAGAAGGACGCCATCATGGGCGCCATCCCGATGAAACGCATGGGAACGGGTGCGGAAGTCGCTTCTGCGGTTGCCTATCTTGCCTCAAACGAGGCCGGCTACATCACAGGCCAGACCATCCATGTCAACGGCGGCATGGCAATGATCTGA
- a CDS encoding acyl carrier protein has product MSDTAERVKKIVIDHLGVDAEKVTEGASFIDDLGADSLDTVELVMAFEEEFGVEIPDDAADSILTVGDAVKFIEKAQA; this is encoded by the coding sequence ATGAGCGACACCGCAGAACGCGTGAAGAAAATTGTTATCGATCATCTTGGCGTTGATGCCGAGAAGGTTACCGAGGGCGCAAGCTTCATCGACGACCTCGGCGCTGACTCGCTCGATACCGTCGAACTGGTTATGGCTTTCGAAGAAGAATTCGGCGTCGAGATCCCGGATGATGCCGCTGACTCGATCCTGACCGTCGGCGACGCCGTCAAGTTCATCGAGAAGGCCCAGGCCTGA
- the fabF gene encoding beta-ketoacyl-ACP synthase II, translated as MRRVVITGTGMVSPLGCGTEVSWTRLLAGENAARKVTEFEVEDLPAKIACRIPFGDGTKGTFNPDDWMEPKEQRKVDSFIIYAMAAADMALQDADWHPQTDDDQIATGVLIGSGIGGLEGIVEGGYTLRDKGPRRVSPFFIPGRLINLASGQVSIRHKLRGPNHSVVTACSTGAHAIGDAARLIGFGDADVMVAGGTESPISRIALAGFAACKALSTQHNDDPTKASRPYDTNRDGFVMGEGAGIVVLEELDHALARGAKIYAEVVGYGMSGDAYHITAPSEDGDGAYRCMKMALKRAGIDPSEIDYINAHGTSTMADTIELGAVERVVGESASKISMSSTKSAIGHLLGAAGAVEAIFCALAIRDNIVPPTLNLDDPSVETKIDLVPHKARKREVNVALSNSFGFGGTNASLVLRRYSA; from the coding sequence ATGAGACGTGTCGTTATCACCGGTACCGGCATGGTATCTCCCTTGGGGTGCGGAACCGAGGTCAGCTGGACCCGGCTTCTGGCTGGCGAAAACGCCGCTCGCAAGGTTACTGAATTCGAAGTCGAAGATCTCCCAGCAAAAATCGCCTGCCGCATTCCCTTCGGTGATGGAACCAAGGGCACGTTCAATCCCGACGATTGGATGGAGCCGAAGGAACAGCGCAAGGTCGATTCCTTCATCATTTATGCAATGGCGGCCGCCGACATGGCGTTGCAGGATGCCGACTGGCATCCGCAAACCGACGACGACCAGATTGCTACTGGCGTTCTGATCGGCTCCGGTATTGGCGGTCTCGAAGGCATTGTCGAGGGCGGCTATACGCTGCGCGACAAAGGCCCACGCCGCGTTTCCCCGTTTTTCATTCCCGGCCGCCTGATCAACCTTGCCTCCGGGCAGGTGTCGATCCGCCATAAGCTGCGCGGCCCGAACCATTCCGTCGTTACGGCCTGTTCCACCGGCGCGCATGCCATCGGCGATGCTGCGCGGCTGATTGGGTTCGGCGATGCCGATGTCATGGTGGCCGGCGGCACGGAATCGCCAATTTCGCGCATCGCACTTGCCGGCTTCGCCGCTTGCAAGGCGCTTTCCACCCAGCACAATGATGATCCGACCAAGGCATCGCGACCCTATGACACGAACCGCGATGGTTTCGTCATGGGCGAGGGAGCCGGCATTGTCGTGCTTGAAGAGCTGGACCATGCGCTGGCGCGCGGCGCCAAGATCTATGCCGAGGTCGTCGGGTACGGCATGTCCGGCGACGCTTATCATATCACCGCTCCGTCCGAAGATGGTGATGGCGCCTATCGTTGCATGAAGATGGCACTGAAGCGGGCCGGGATCGATCCGTCCGAAATCGACTACATCAACGCCCATGGCACTTCGACCATGGCCGATACGATCGAACTCGGCGCTGTTGAGCGCGTGGTCGGCGAAAGTGCATCGAAGATTTCCATGTCTTCGACCAAATCGGCTATTGGTCATCTGCTCGGTGCCGCCGGTGCTGTCGAGGCGATCTTCTGCGCCCTTGCCATCCGCGACAACATCGTGCCACCGACGCTTAACCTTGATGACCCGTCCGTCGAAACCAAGATCGATCTGGTTCCCCACAAGGCACGCAAGCGCGAGGTCAATGTCGCCCTGTCGAATTCCTTCGGCTTCGGCGGCACCAATGCGTCGCTTGTCCTGCGGCGCTATTCCGCCTGA
- the mltG gene encoding endolytic transglycosylase MltG: MSDANDNSAVPFGRGEASSKGPIIPKSANEALRPEKVPMPPKRSRKARSQLVIFLNFLMTLIVFLTIAAAGTVYYAMTAYEAQGLLTANTNFIVRNGAGIQEIASNLERNQIVSDGRVFRFMSEAYLDDDTLKAGEYEIKAGSSMQEIMQLLKSGKSILYSVSLPEGLTVRQMFDRLRNDPVLEGDLPAELPPEGSLRPDTYKFSRGTKRGEIVAQMSAAQKALVDQIWDRRDPDLPVATREEFLTLASIVEKETGIADERSRVASVFLNRLDKGMRLQSDPTIIYGIFGGEGKPADRPILKSDLDKKTPYNTYMIKGVPPTPIANPGRAALEAVANPSRTEDLYFVADGTGGHVFATTLDEHNANVRRWRKIEAEKAAAAGKTSPDTPVQE; this comes from the coding sequence GTGAGCGACGCAAACGACAACAGCGCAGTGCCTTTCGGCCGTGGTGAAGCAAGCAGCAAGGGGCCGATCATCCCCAAGTCGGCCAATGAGGCGCTTCGCCCCGAAAAGGTGCCGATGCCGCCGAAGCGGTCGCGCAAGGCGCGCAGCCAGCTCGTCATCTTCCTGAACTTCCTGATGACGCTCATCGTCTTCCTGACGATTGCCGCAGCCGGAACCGTCTATTACGCGATGACCGCCTATGAGGCGCAGGGCCTGCTGACCGCCAACACCAATTTCATCGTCCGCAACGGCGCGGGCATTCAGGAAATCGCCTCCAATCTCGAGCGCAACCAGATCGTTTCGGATGGCCGCGTGTTCCGCTTCATGTCTGAAGCCTATCTGGACGACGATACGCTGAAGGCCGGTGAATATGAGATCAAGGCCGGCTCGTCCATGCAGGAGATCATGCAGCTCCTGAAATCGGGCAAGTCGATCCTCTACTCGGTGTCCCTGCCGGAAGGGCTGACGGTCCGCCAGATGTTCGACAGGCTTCGCAACGATCCTGTGCTGGAGGGTGACCTGCCGGCTGAGCTGCCGCCGGAAGGGTCTCTTCGCCCGGATACCTACAAGTTCTCGCGCGGCACGAAGCGCGGCGAGATCGTGGCCCAGATGTCGGCGGCGCAGAAGGCGCTTGTCGACCAGATCTGGGATCGGCGTGATCCGGACCTTCCGGTCGCCACCCGCGAAGAGTTCTTGACGCTTGCCTCCATCGTCGAGAAGGAAACGGGTATTGCGGACGAGCGCTCGCGCGTCGCCTCGGTGTTTCTCAATCGGCTCGACAAAGGCATGCGGTTGCAATCGGATCCGACGATCATCTACGGTATCTTCGGCGGAGAGGGTAAACCGGCCGATCGACCCATCCTGAAGTCCGACCTCGACAAGAAGACACCGTATAACACCTATATGATCAAGGGCGTGCCGCCGACGCCGATCGCCAATCCGGGCCGCGCAGCCTTGGAAGCCGTCGCCAACCCGTCGCGTACCGAAGACCTCTACTTCGTTGCCGATGGTACGGGCGGTCACGTCTTTGCCACGACCCTGGACGAGCACAACGCCAATGTCCGCCGCTGGCGCAAGATCGAGGCGGAAAAGGCTGCTGCAGCGGGCAAGACGTCGCCGGATACTCCCGTTCAGGAGTAA
- a CDS encoding YicC/YloC family endoribonuclease produces the protein MPLQSMTGFARREGSSGRYRWAWELRSVNGKGLDLRLRLPVGTENIEADVRKLAGEMFSRGNMQIGLSISASEAGVETVVNQGALAAVLSLREQLAGMIDPAPLRLDTLLSVRGIVDFREPEEKEVERAARDADIMAALRLALHDIMLMRETEGAALRHVLLGQIARIEELARTIEADPSRSPETIAARLSHQVSLLMDGSVSLDRDRLYGEVALLAAKADIREEIDRLHAHVAAARDLIDKGGPVGRKLDFLSQEFNRESNTICSKSNSATVTAAGIELKVVIDRFREQVQNLE, from the coding sequence ATGCCATTGCAGTCGATGACCGGGTTTGCCCGCCGCGAAGGTTCCTCAGGCCGTTACAGATGGGCCTGGGAGCTCCGTTCGGTCAATGGCAAGGGGCTTGATTTACGACTGCGCCTGCCTGTCGGCACGGAAAACATCGAGGCGGATGTGCGAAAGCTGGCGGGCGAGATGTTTTCGCGCGGTAACATGCAGATCGGGCTTTCGATCAGCGCCAGCGAGGCGGGCGTCGAAACCGTCGTCAACCAGGGCGCGCTTGCTGCCGTGCTCTCACTGCGTGAACAACTGGCCGGGATGATTGATCCTGCGCCCCTGCGCCTGGACACGCTGCTTTCCGTACGCGGCATCGTCGACTTCCGCGAGCCGGAGGAGAAGGAAGTCGAAAGGGCAGCCCGCGATGCCGACATCATGGCTGCACTGCGCCTGGCTCTCCACGACATCATGCTGATGCGCGAAACGGAAGGGGCAGCCCTCCGCCATGTTCTGTTGGGTCAGATCGCCCGTATCGAGGAGCTGGCGCGCACCATCGAAGCGGATCCGTCCCGCAGTCCCGAGACGATTGCCGCGCGTCTGTCGCACCAGGTCTCGCTGCTGATGGATGGTTCGGTATCGCTCGATCGTGACCGGCTCTACGGCGAAGTGGCGCTGCTCGCCGCCAAGGCCGATATACGCGAGGAAATCGACCGGCTACATGCCCATGTGGCCGCCGCCCGCGATCTCATCGACAAGGGTGGCCCTGTCGGGCGTAAACTCGATTTCCTTTCCCAGGAATTTAACCGCGAATCGAATACCATCTGTTCCAAGTCCAATTCGGCGACCGTCACGGCTGCCGGCATTGAACTGAAAGTCGTGATCGACCGGTTCCGCGAACAGGTCCAGAATCTGGAGTGA